TTTTAGCCATGTTCATCCTCTAGTTTTCAATGATGAAAGAAATCATGAAAGTGGGGAGGTTTTCTGCTGTGCGTGTGGGGAGTTGGTGTCAGGTCCAAGGTTTAGTTGCATGGAATGTGAGTTTCATCTTGACAAAAACTGTGCTGAGGCACCTGTTGAGATGGATCACCACTTTCATCGCAAACATAACCTTAAGCTTATGCCAATCTCTCCATATGTTGAAGGTAACCCTATTTGTGGTTTCTGCAACAAAAAATGTGAGAAGTTTGTTTATCATTGTTCTtgtaatttactctttcacatcAAGTGTGCATTTCTTTCAtacaaaattcttgaaaagaaatttagagaGCTTGTCCATGAGACCCATTGGTCTCTTCTGAATGTCAACCACAAGAACTTGAAAGAGTTCAATGCTTTGCATGTCAAAAGTCCTTACTACAGTCTGATTATATCTCTCATGATTCTAGATTT
The Gossypium arboreum isolate Shixiya-1 chromosome 10, ASM2569848v2, whole genome shotgun sequence genome window above contains:
- the LOC108451317 gene encoding uncharacterized protein LOC108451317 isoform X1 → MEVLRHFSHVHPLVFNDERNHESGEVFCCACGELVSGPRFSCMECEFHLDKNCAEAPVEMDHHFHRKHNLKLMPISPYVEGNPICGFCNKKWTKLEAKSKFNGKSVDLEIKWANMQRGTNMVPKVRTWKAQGLKSK
- the LOC108451317 gene encoding uncharacterized protein LOC108451317 isoform X2 gives rise to the protein MEVLRHFSHVHPLVFNDERNHESGEVFCCACGELVSGPRFSCMECEFHLDKNCAEAPVEMDHHFHRKHNLKLMPISPYVEGTKLEAKSKFNGKSVDLEIKWANMQRGTNMVPKVRTWKAQGLKSK